A section of the Kluyveromyces lactis strain NRRL Y-1140 chromosome F complete sequence genome encodes:
- the MRPS9 gene encoding mitochondrial 37S ribosomal protein uS9m (similar to uniprot|P38120 Saccharomyces cerevisiae YBR146W MRPS9 Mitochondrial ribosomal protein of the small subunit) translates to MFSRLTGVSLRQGLTVQKRLFSYARPLFNSSGSERTGSGSRQYNDGARAGAEYGYTGTRIVPKLSTFYSANPHHEAHIDNLEALLRKYIKYPTVQVEERPSWLSLQEYALIGGGSRLKSTQYKQLLFMLNRLNSIDPQLVTDEISNTLAKYHKKTKLQPQRDTLKQLDEFGRSLAIGRRKTSTAKVYVVRGEGKILVNDRQLNDYFVKMKDRESVMYPLKAIDSVGKYNVFAMVSGGGITGQADALMHAIGKALVAFNPLLKTRLHRSGVLTRDYRHVERKKPGKRKARKMPTWVKR, encoded by the coding sequence ATGTTCTCACGTTTAACTGGTGTCTCTTTGAGACAGGGTCTTACGGTACAGAAAAGACTATTCTCTTATGCCAGGCCATTGTTTAACAGCTCGGGGTCTGAGAGGACCGGTTCTGGTTCAAGGCAGTACAATGATGGCGCCCGTGCTGGTGCAGAATATGGTTACACAGGGACTAGAATTGTGCCTAAGTTGTCTACTTTTTACTCCGCCAACCCACATCACGAAGCTCATATCGATAACTTAGAAGCGTTGTTGAggaaatatatcaaatatcCTACCGTCCAAGTGGAAGAAAGGCCTTCCTGGTTGAGTTTGCAAGAGTACGCTCTAATAGGTGGTGGGTCCCGTTTGAAATCTACCCAGTATAAGCAGCTTTTGTTCATGTTGAACCGTTTGAATTCTATTGATCCACAGTTGGTTACCGATGAGATTTCGAACACTTTAGCGAAATACCATAAGAAGACGAAGTTGCAACCTCAAAGAGATACTTTGAAGCAATTAGACGAGTTTGGTAGAAGTTTGGCCAtcggaagaagaaagacCTCTACTGCCAAGGTATATGTGGTTCGTGGTGAAGGTAAGATCTTAGTTAACGACCGTCAATTAAACGATTACTTCGTTAAAATGAAGGACAGAGAATCCGTAATGTATCCATTAAAAGCCATTGACAGTGTTGGCAAATATAACGTCTTTGCAATGGTTTCCGGAGGTGGTATTACGGGGCAAGCCGATGCCTTGATGCATGCAATCGGTAAGGCATTGGTTGCTTTCAACCCACTATTGAAAACTAGATTGCATAGATCCGGTGTCTTGACAAGAGATTACAGACACGTCGAAAGAAAGAAGCCTGGTAAGAGAAAGGCAAGAAAGATGCCTACCTGGGTTAAGCGTTGA
- the MHF1 gene encoding Mhf1p (similar to uniprot|Q3E835 Saccharomyces cerevisiae YOL086W-A Hypothetical ORF identified by homology. See FEBS Letters [2000] 487:31-36.), whose protein sequence is MDEEKRLRSQLRGKLWFYVESIIKRELPEDVKYNSKYVNTLTELVYQQICEVGGDLEAFAQHANRNVVTSEDMLLRTRKNKDLQDFLKLRLMELRDANVGRQSKR, encoded by the coding sequence ATGGATGAAGAGAAGAGATTACGATCCCAGTTACGCGGGAAGCTGTGGTTCTATGTGGAATCGATTATCAAAAGAGAACTACCAGAAGATGTAAAATACAATTCAAAATATGTCAACACTCTTACTGAACTGGTTTACCAGCAGATATGTGAGGTTGGTGGTGATTTGGAAGCTTTTGCCCAACATGCTAACAGAAATGTTGTTACGTCTGAAGATATGTTACTACGAACAAGGAAGAACAAGGATCTACAAGATTTTTTGAAACTACGACTAATGGAACTACGAGATGCTAACGTAGGACGACAGAGTAAAAGGTGA
- the DUF1 gene encoding Duf1p (weakly similar to uniprot|Q99247 Saccharomyces cerevisiae YOL087C Hypothetical ORF) translates to MSKYTLSFGLLPLELDSDTKHLLPISSITNLDSTVITTGRDGNVVIEETQTKLAVHSDWISGIACLSAAKFLTVSHDFTICYNWKTTIWNHKIVGYHADYVKGIALIGLEDMKCRYATVGLDKKLKIWELDLFEVENEEDVEAKLLGKFDNTTHHDAGSIYCLTATKDVIIFGDNEGRLSWYDINSYSVIRTIDDAAGVNLKTLKLLDDETTVLSTSADGEIKLWNVESGKCLWTKQLSHAIWSVEGTLSKDLFLGDCMGNITQLQGNQISVIYKPSDCDTKTGGILAMAIIEDVLWFSRSGNSDLNKLNLLSKKLTVIEGGHALVRCSLLTNRRHVITENTSGELEKWDIVSCELVEKISRDEGNFDEVVRKLNPKEVLQHWCSVSIKRGILFVKINERFLNTEVYGSALTDYVIVNEDKVDEINLDERYNLGRIAVNSLLHGFIDYELAKDKKFREDISSTKKQTPPSTPNLLRRHNSMASDHTNPDQHKDNKSIKEKRRLSIFTKFTQSNNTTPQSSAPNTPNGIPDVPHTYHGIIEESEDEMGMMLPGPATALPTSSKPANLTLTRSVTEQSIERSATPSSTFGFHNRSSRVKLETNSIDDLHSISSTGNGEVNFKFNSKSFSKDLSERKPGLFLNEYIEEVYHAYLKQAPNSSSTFMKFGRRIPETLFIRDSTRPVIQIKSGCILTVNHWKEGSTGETIAFSTYLPPPTYTANDLIDNYHTYESLERHLPIWLGKILFKEDKVIKTYPKITFIIQPWKDEAHLSEETQQSPEAERLVVEHKRSGFHKKSKPPESPLMLPKINDSNVRLTAANMIKAKKIKTYIVDRFESKTPEMKNKEDPSEWLEILCKGTVLENDITLSAIRTLYWKSNTDIVLEYRRKPT, encoded by the coding sequence ATGAGCAAGTATACGTTGTCGTTCGGTTTGCTTCCGTTAGAACTGGATTCTGATACGAAGCATCTTTTGCCCATCAGCTCAATTACAAACTTAGATTCTACTGTGATAACTACTGGACGTGATGGGAACGTAGTTATTGAAGAGACTCAGACGAAGTTGGCTGTGCATAGCGATTGGATCAGTGGCATAGCTTGCCTATCTGCCGCCAAATTTTTAACGGTGTCTCATGATTTCACTATCTGCTACAACTGGAAAACGACTATTTGGAACCATAAGATTGTCGGCTACCATGCTGACTATGTGAAGGGGATAGCTTTAATAGGATTAGAAGACATGAAATGCAGATACGCCACGGTAGGTTTGGATAAGAAGCTAAAGATCTGGGAACTGGATCTTTTTGAGGTGGAGAACGAGGAAGACGTTGAAGCTAAATTACTTGGAAAATTCGATAACACCACGCATCATGATGCAGGGTCTATTTATTGCCTGACTGCTACGAAGGACGTCATTATCTTTGGAGATAACGAAGGCCGTTTAAGCTGGTACGATATAAATAGTTACAGTGTGATAAGAACCATAGATGACGCAGCTGGTGTGAACTTAAAGACTTTGAAGCTTTTAGATGATGAAACAACCGTTCTTAGTACAAGCGCAGATGGAGAGATCAAACTTTGGAATGTTGAAAGTGGCAAATGCCTTTGGACCAAACAGTTGTCGCACGCAATATGGTCGGTAGAAGGAACGCTTTCTaaagatttatttcttgGCGACTGCATGGGTAATATAACGCAACTTCAAGGTAATCAGATATCTGTTATCTACAAGCCAAGCGATTGCGACACAAAAACAGGTGGCATTCTGGCAATGGCCATTATAGAAGATGTGTTGTGGTTCTCCAGATCAGGAAATTCGGATCTAAACAAGTTGAACTTGTTGAGTAAGAAGCTCACGGTTATAGAAGGTGGCCATGCACTAGTGCGGTGTTCTTTGTTGACAAACCGCAGACATGTCATCACGGAAAATACATCCGGTGAGTTGGAGAAGTGGGATATTGTTTCTTGTGAGCTGGTTGAAAAAATCAGCCGAGACGAAGGTAATTTCGATGAGGTGGTCAGAAAACTGAATCCCAAAGAAGTCTTACAGCACTGGTGCTCCGTTTCGATAAAACGAGGCATTCTTTTTGTAAAGATCAATGAACGTTTCCTGAATACCGAAGTATACGGAAGTGCCCTCACCGATTATGTAATAGTCAACGAGGATAAAGTTGACGAAATTAATTTGGACGAAAGATACAATTTGGGTCGTATAGCTGTCAATTCATTATTACATGGTTTTATTGATTATGAATTGGCGAAGGATAAGAAATTCAGAGAAGATATTTCTTCCACAAAGAAGCAAACTCCTCCATCTACTCCAAATCTATTAAGAAGACACAACTCAATGGCCTCTGACCATACGAACCCTGATCAACATAAAGACAACAAAAGTATCAAGGAGAAAAGACGATTATCTATATTTACCAAGTTCACTCAATCAAATAACACTACCCCGCAAAGTTCGGCCCCCAACACCCCCAATGGTATACCTGACGTCCCACATACATATCACGGCATAATCGAAGAAAGCGAAGATGAGATGGGAATGATGTTACCTGGCCCAGCAACTGCTCTACCTACTTCATCGAAACCGGCGAACCTCACTTTGACAAGGTCTGTTACTGAACAAAGTATCGAGAGATCTGCTACACCTTCAAGCACATTTGGTTTCCATAACAGATCATCGAGGGTAAAACTAGAAACTAACAGCATCGATGACCTTCATAGTATCTCTTCTACTGGGAATGGTGAAGTgaacttcaaattcaattcaaagagtttttCCAAAGATCTGTCTGAACGAAAGCCAGGACTTTTCTTGAACGAATATATCGAAGAAGTTTATCACGCTTATTTGAAACAGGCTCCAAACTCCTCATCAACGTTCATGAAGTTTGGGAGGCGGATCCCCGAGACTTTGTTCATCAGAGACTCAACTAGACCCGTGATACAAATCAAGAGTGGATGCATTCTCACGGTCAACCATTGGAAAGAGGGGTCCACAGGGGAAACTATTGCATTTTCCACATATCTCCCACCCCCTACATATACGGCAAACGACTTGATCGATAACTACCATACTTATGAATCATTAGAAAGACATCTCCCGATATGGCTTGgaaagattcttttcaaagagGATAAAGTCATTAAGACGTACCCAAAAATCACATTCATCATCCAGCCTTGGAAGGACGAGGCTCATTTATCGGAGGAAACGCAACAATCGCCAGAGGCTGAAAGACTAGTAGTAGAACATAAAAGATCAGGGTTCCACAAAAAATCTAAACCACCTGAATCACCCTTAATGCTACCGAAGATTAACGATAGCAATGTTAGATTAACAGCTGCAAATATGATAAAGGcaaaaaagatcaagacTTACATAGTGGATAGATTCGAATCAAAGACACCTGAGAtgaaaaacaaagaagatccaAGCGAATGGTTAGAAATCTTGTGCAAAGGAACAGTACTAGAAAACGATATCACCCTGAGTGCTATACGCACTTTATACTGGAAATCAAACACAGACATTGTTCTTGAATATAGACGTAAACCGACTTAA
- the RPB5 gene encoding DNA-directed RNA polymerase core subunit RPB5 (highly similar to uniprot|P20434 Saccharomyces cerevisiae YBR154C RPB5 RNA polymerase subunit ABC27 common to RNA polymerases I II and III contacts DNA and affects transactivation) yields MDQEQERNISRLWRAFKTVKEMVRDRGYFITQEEIDLSLEDFKAKYCDSMGKPQRKMMSFQSNPTEESIEKFPEMGSLWVEFCDEASVGVKTMKNFVVHITEKNFQTGIFIYQSGITPSANKILPTAAPAVIETFPEASLVVNITHHELVPKHIRLSEAEKKELLKRYRLKESQLPRIQRMDPVALYLGLKRGEVIKIIRKSETSGRYASYRICL; encoded by the coding sequence ATGGATCAAGAGCAGGAGAGAAACATTTCCAGGCTATGGAGAGCTTTTAAAACGGTGAAGGAAATGGTTAGGGACCGTGGATATTTCATTACCCAGGAGGAAATAGATTTGAGTTTAGAAGATTTTAAGGCTAAATACTGTGATTCTATGGGCAAGCCACAACGTAAGATGATGTCTTTCCAGTCCAATCCAACCGAAGAATCAATAGAAAAATTTCCTGAGATGGGTTCATTATGGGTGGAATTCTGTGATGAAGCATCTGTTGGTGtgaagacgatgaagaattttgtGGTTCATATTACGGAAAAGAACTTCCAAACTGGTATATTCATCTATCAAAGTGGTATTACTCCAAGTGCAAACAAGATTTTACCAACTGCAGCACCAGCAGTCATCGAGACTTTCCCAGAAGCATCTTTGGTTGTCAATATTACACATCACGAACTAGTCCCAAAGCATATCAGGTTAAGTGaggctgaaaagaaggaattATTAAAAAGATATAGATTAAAGGAATCTCAATTGCCTAGAATCCAAAGAATGGACCCAGTAGCATTATACCTTGGTTTGAAAAGAGGCGAGGTTATAAAAATTATTAGAAAGTCTGAAACTTCTGGACGTTACGCAAGTTACAGAATCTGTTTATAA
- the RIB7 gene encoding 2,5-diamino-6-(ribosylamino)-4(3H)-pyrimidinone 5'-phosphate reductase (similar to uniprot|P33312 Saccharomyces cerevisiae YBR153W RIB7 Diaminohydroxyphoshoribosylaminopyrimidine deaminase catalyzes the second step of the riboflavin biosynthesis pathway) — MPIQPLKKELVSFLEPYMPENAGVLGEQEKPYVILTYAQSLDARIAKIKGTRTIISHQETNTMTHYLRYKFDGIMLGCGTVLVDDPGLNCKWWPDDEPKPEHFAEHSPRPIILDPNGKWKFEGSKMKTLFDSGDGKAPIVVVKKLPEVVEENVDYLVMQTNFTGKVDWHDLFIQLKSQFGLKSIMVEGGGIVINDLLQRPHLIDALVITVGATFLGSEGVEVSPLIEINLKDISWWKGTRDSVLCSRLVSHS; from the coding sequence ATGCCTATACAACCATTGAAAAAGGAGTTGGTTTCCTTCTTAGAACCATACATGCCGGAAAATGCTGGCGTTTTGGGCGAACAGGAAAAGCCGTACGTTATTTTAACTTATGCGCAATCGTTGGATGCTCGTATTGCGAAGATCAAAGGGACTAGAACTATTATCTCTCATCAAGAAACTAATACAATGACCCATTACCTCCGTTACAAGTTTGACGGTATCATGTTGGGTTGTGGTACTGTCTTGGTTGATGATCCCGGTTTGAACTGTAAATGGTGGCCAGATGATGAGCCAAAACCAGAACATTTTGCTGAACATTCTCCAAGGCCCATAATTTTAGATCCAAACGGGAAATGGAAGTTTGAGGGTTCCAAGATGAAAACTTTGTTTGATTCTGGTGATGGTAAAGCACCAATTGTAGTCGTGAAAAAGCTTCCAGAAGTTGTAGAAGAGAACGTTGACTATTTAGTGATGCAAACTAATTTTACAGGTAAAGTGGACTGGCACGATTTGttcatccaattgaaatctcAATTCGGATTAAAATCCATCATGGTTGAAGGTGGTGGGATTGTTATCAATGATTTGCTACAGAGACCACACCTTATCGATGCCCTGGTCATCACCGTTGGTGCCACCTTCTTGGGTAGTGAGGGTGTTGAAGTGTCTCCTcttattgaaattaatttgaaagatatcTCCTGGTGGAAGGGAACAAGGGATAGCGTGTTATGTTCACGTCTTGTGAGCCATTCCTGA
- the SPP381 gene encoding U4/U6-U5 snRNP complex subunit SPP381 (weakly similar to uniprot|P38282 Saccharomyces cerevisiae YBR152W SPP381 Suppressor of Pre-mRNA Processing mutant; U4/U6.U5-associated snRNP protein; contains a PEST proteolysis motif) — MAIRHFKKQVQESSDSENSSSDEKSTTARDDNYSSNPMNESELHLSTKANSDSDSGKDGPDSSSSSSSSSSSSSDDEVTLHKPVFLKRKRKDEQNQPEETGENGSLVRAAYLAKALRQKQYTENIVASETSDQSILSQIIAIDDTDNTNPEQEQLQWEQRQQARLKRERQKKLDKQLLIEEQEMQRASQLSKVDDPWLKELDLNDDSNLNSFDLKASSRNRHPVNSKKDISIPARLQKGQLQLASSHTNNDTEDTEYGYIEE, encoded by the coding sequence ATGGCAATACGACACTTCAAGAAGCAAGTGCAAGAGTCTAGCGATTCTGAAAATTCGTCTTCAGACGAAAAATCTACTACAGCAAGAGATGATAATTACAGTTCGAATCCGATGAACGAATCTGAACTTCACTTAAGTACAAAAGCGAACAGCGACAGTGACAGCGGTAAAGATGGTCCAGATAGTAGTAGCAGTAGCAGTAGCAGCAGTAGTAGCAGTAGTGATGATGAGGTAACGTTACACAAGCCTGTATTTCTCAAGAGAAAGAGGAAAGATGAGCAAAATCAGCCAGAAGAGACAGGTGAGAACGGAAGTCTAGTTCGAGCTGCATATTTAGCTAAAGCTCTTCGACAGAAGCAGTATACGGAAAATATAGTAGCCTCTGAGACTTCAGATCAATCGATATTGAGTCAAATAATTGCCATTGATGACACTGATAATACTAATCctgaacaagaacaactGCAATGGGAACAGAGACAACAGGCAAggttgaaaagagaaaggcAAAAGAAGTTAGATAAGCAGTTATTAATCgaagaacaagagatgCAAAGGGCATCGCAGCTCAGTAAAGTAGATGATCCTTGGCTCAAGGAATTGGACTTGAACGATGATTCCAACCTCAATTCCTTCGATTTGAAGGCATCATCACGCAATAGACATCCTGTtaattcaaagaaagatatcTCTATACCTGCCCGTTTGCAGAAAGGCCAACTCCAACTAGCATCCTCCCATACCAATAACGATACTGAAGACACTGAATATGGATACATAGAAGAGTAG
- a CDS encoding uncharacterized protein (conserved hypothetical protein), whose amino-acid sequence MKCSTLLLSLALALDSVSAREGCDKKLRESSHKEKEFNLTREYAAEVARGVVKYGDLVHVSTLKDGKTPVTFPEYYVSSDLCEGVNSTGNPILVLMNVSSTLRNYQDNGKLSITVEDRRPRHHAMSSPRANLFGSLKKLETTKALRDCYGKRHPDAIPWLPGEESLVHDGAFYEFEVEDLYYVGGYGFQAYIGDIDGELYHESEPLKLKWGKKHHKGHKEDREHDDKGDDEKKQPKDEKKQPKDEKKHSKDEKKHSKDEKKQPKDEKKQPKDEKKHSKDEKKQPKDEKKQPKDEKKHSKDEKKHSKDEKKHSKDEKKQPKDEKKHSKDEKKHSKDEKKHSKDEKKHSKDEKKHSKDEKKHSKDEEKHAKSENSQKGSQRHSGEQHPFANEDSSEHENEKFNFDESWESAKSIISKILNNY is encoded by the coding sequence ATGAAGTGTAGTACTTTGTTGTTATCTTTGGCTTTAGCTTTAGATTCCGTTTCTGCACGCGAAGGGTGCGATAAGAAATTGAGAGAGTCCTCTCATAAGGAGAAAGAGTTCAACCTAACTCGTGAATACGCTGCTGAGGTTGCTAGAGGTGTTGTTAAGTATGGTGACTTGGTTCATGTTTCTACTTTGAAGGATGGAAAGACTCCGGTGACTTTCCCAGAATACTATGTATCTTCTGATTTATGTGAGGGTGTGAATTCCACAGGTAACCCAATCTTGGTCTTGATGAACGTTTCCTCCACTTTGAGAAACTATCAGGATAACGGCAAGCTTTCTATTACCGTGGAGGACAGAAGGCCCAGACATCACGCTATGAGTTCTCCTCGTGCCAATCTTTTCGGTtcgttgaagaaacttgaaACGACCAAGGCTTTGAGAGACTGTTACGGTAAAAGACACCCAGATGCCATCCCATGGTTACCTGGTGAAGAAAGTTTGGTCCATGATGGTGCATTCTACGAATTTGAAGTGGAAGATCTATACTACGTTGGTGGATACGGTTTCCAAGCTTACATTGGAGATATCGATGGTGAATTGTATCACGAATCTGAACcattgaagttgaaatGGGGTAAGAAGCACCACAAGGGACATAAGGAAGATAGGGAACACGATGACAAGGGTGATGACGAGAAGAAGCAACCTAAGGATGAGAAGAAGCAACCTAAGGATGAGAAGAAACATTCTAAGGACGAGAAGAAGCATTCTAAGGATGAGAAGAAGCAACCTAAGGATGAGAAGAAGCAACCTAAGGATGAGAAGAAACATTCTAAGGACGAGAAGAAGCAACCTAAGGATGAGAAGAAGCAACCTAAGGATGAGAAGAAACATTCTAAGGACGAGAAGAAACATTCTAAGGACGAGAAGAAACATTCTAAGGACGAGAAGAAGCAACCTAAGGATGAGAAGAAACATTCTAAGGACGAGAAGAAGCATTCTAAGGACGAGAAGAAGCATTCTAAGGACGAGAAGAAGCATTCTAAGGACGAGAAGAAACATTctaaagatgaaaagaaacattcTAAGGATGAGGAGAAACACGCTAAGTCAGAAAACAGCCAGAAAGGTAGTCAGAGACATAGCGGTGAACAGCATCCTTTCGCTAATGAAGACTCCTCCGAacatgaaaatgaaaaattcaacttCGATGAATCTTGGGAATCTGCTAAATCTATTATCTCTAAGATACTAAACAACTATTAG